One genomic segment of Ricinus communis isolate WT05 ecotype wild-type chromosome 3, ASM1957865v1, whole genome shotgun sequence includes these proteins:
- the LOC8272543 gene encoding signal recognition particle 54 kDa protein 2-like has protein sequence MALAELGGSMSRAIQQMNNASIIDLCLNEIALSLFQSDVQFNLVRKMQVNIKKFIHNNHYFAAGYDKPYIIQHAIFNELCKLLDPGEPSFINSSASGKTTACTQFAYFYKKKGWRPAIVYADAFRASNFDQLMKNAIEATIPRYGSFMESHPVKAVQKCIKRNSDLIIIDTTERHTEVASLLKEMRQVSETTVFLLLQVCDLVDLWTFISFIGAEIFYIVQKLDLLVFVMDKLHLNKLRHLSKVLKLGW, from the exons atggcACTGGCAGAATTAGGAGGTAGCATGTCTAGGGCAATCCAGCAGATGAACAATGCGTCCATAATCGACTTGTGCCTGAACGAGATTGCTTTGTCTCTCTTTCAATCTGATGTACAATTCAATCTCGTTCGCAAAATGCAAGTCAACATCAAGAAATTCATCCATAATAATCACTACTTTGCTGCTGGCTACGACAAGCCATACATTATCCAGCAT GCTATCTTTAACGAGCTTTGCAAATTGTTGGACCCTGGAGAGCCATCTTtt ATAAACTCCTCAGCCTCTGGGAAAACTACTGCATGTACTCAATTTGCTtacttttataagaaaaaaggttGGAGACCTGCTATTGTCTATGCTGATGCATTTAGAGCGAGTAATTTTGATCAGTTGATGAAGAATGCAATAGAAGCTACAATTCCACGCTACGGAAG TTTTATGGAATCACATCCTGTGAAAGCAGTGCAGAAATGCATTAAGAGAAATTCTGAtcttataattattgataCCACTGAGCGGCATACGGAAGTAGCTTCTCTATTGAAAGAAATGCGCCAAGTTTCTGAGACAACGGTTTTTTTATTGCTTCAAGTTTGTGATTTAGTTGATTTATGGACGTTTATCAGCTTTATAGGTGCCGAAATATTTTATATCGTGCAGAAACTAGATCTTTTAGTATTTGTTATGGATAAGCTGCATTTGAACAAGCTCAGGCATTTAAGCAAAGTGTTGAAGTTGGGGTGGTAA
- the LOC112533963 gene encoding uncharacterized protein LOC112533963 isoform X1, whose protein sequence is MEGSESQNPKLYPKESLVKRYRFLWRTLLIFNLGLGAYMFAKARMKNLNMGDSKTVKKDVQDIPASGKDLLESATIPSIPETPSPTPAVLKLKEPIPEDQQRELFNWILEEKRKIKPKDSDEKQQIDEEKAILKQFIRGKHIPSL, encoded by the exons ATGGAAGGTTCTGAATCTCAAAACCCAAAATTATATCCAAAAGAATCGTTAGTTAAACGTTATAGGTTCCTTTGGCGTACGCTTTTGATCTTTAATCTCGGTCTTGGAG CTTACATGTTTGCAAAGGCAAGAATGAAAAATTTGAACATGGGAGATAGCAAAACTGTGAAGAAAGACGTGCAAGACATTCCAGCCTCAGGTAAAGATCTGTTGGAGTCTGCAACAATTCCCTCAATTCCTGAGACTCCATCCCCTACTCCAGCTGTTCTGAAGCTAAAAGAGCCCATACCTGAGGATCAGCAGCGTGAGCTTTTCAATTGGATATtggaagagaaaagaaaaatcaagccAAAGGATTCTGATGAGAAGCAACAAATTGATGAAGAGAAAGCCATTCTCAAACAGTTTATTCGGGGGAAGCATATTCCGAGTCTTTAA
- the LOC112533963 gene encoding uncharacterized protein LOC112533963 isoform X2, whose translation MWTTIGFEVICYSAYMFAKARMKNLNMGDSKTVKKDVQDIPASGKDLLESATIPSIPETPSPTPAVLKLKEPIPEDQQRELFNWILEEKRKIKPKDSDEKQQIDEEKAILKQFIRGKHIPSL comes from the exons ATGTGGACTACAATCGGATTTGAAGTTATATGTTATTCAG CTTACATGTTTGCAAAGGCAAGAATGAAAAATTTGAACATGGGAGATAGCAAAACTGTGAAGAAAGACGTGCAAGACATTCCAGCCTCAGGTAAAGATCTGTTGGAGTCTGCAACAATTCCCTCAATTCCTGAGACTCCATCCCCTACTCCAGCTGTTCTGAAGCTAAAAGAGCCCATACCTGAGGATCAGCAGCGTGAGCTTTTCAATTGGATATtggaagagaaaagaaaaatcaagccAAAGGATTCTGATGAGAAGCAACAAATTGATGAAGAGAAAGCCATTCTCAAACAGTTTATTCGGGGGAAGCATATTCCGAGTCTTTAA
- the LOC8272541 gene encoding uncharacterized protein LOC8272541 isoform X1: MPGIIQVSVLEFMALPSSPPLSQMSIKVSMGKRYYQTRDKGEFSFPLTTLRDKLIVTLQDAQGKEVSYTVIETRLVIEKGIWDDIFQLEGGGHVHLKLQFVLSEEDRQRIRIMRESALRKKHDELLKSELRSSPRASSVRSDDASILQPNHEVSDSHKSLLRSEVIQAGLGSTTTSILFKKKSDPEDKEGTHSVQKQTKPNDTDRYEDTLSITPVSHRFDIRLEGVSHARSVEKDPIQTPAILNEDGANDIEKQSTIKKTPSKIRNMISAFESNVNQKQDMKPKIRPTSIKSESDKTRAEGSSSRHLNEVKVENAELAQLSDSVRNAIHTRDLELTPSLIREREEQIGIRTKGTTQNLKDKTKVKQKVNIQEEKTSYEGFARVSTSGRASVSGRMLNEKGRHPLRNLIGRRRLSGDKIVEQKSVKGIQPKDMQHLNNQDRASSNDPCPSECNGAWIFPDGGKRMCITTNAKQMMNLMGGFFAEAKNQLGNLTSPVAENAKQVEEDGEASQRYKEPKVDDSTDAETPRGPVGQVMRVVIMVGFATLVLFARQRKSDK; this comes from the exons ATGCCAGGAATCATCCAAGTTTCAG TTCTGGAATTCATGGCGCTTCCATCATCACCACCCCTTTCACAAATGTCCATAAAGG TTTCCATGGGAAAAAGATATTACCAAACTAGAGATAAGGGGGAATTCTCTTT TCCATTAACTACTCTCCGCGACAAATTGATTGTTACACTTCAGGATGCACAAGGAAAAGAAGTATCATATACAG TTATTGAGACTAGGTTAGTGATAGAGAAAGGCATTTGGGATGACATATTCCAATTAGAAGGAGGTGGGCATGTGCATCTGAAGTTGCAGTTTGTGCTCAGTGAAGAAGATCGCCAGCGTATTCGCATCATG AGAGAATCAGCATTAAGAAAAAAGCATGATGAACTTCTCAAAAGTGAACTCAGAAGTTCACCACGTGCTTCTAGTGTTCGTAGTGATGATGCATCCATTTTGCAGCCCAACCATGAAGTCTCAG ATTCTCATAAAAGCCTTCTTCGAAGTGAAGTGATTCAAGCTGGTCTGGGATCAACTACTACGTCcattcttttcaagaaaaagtCTGATCCTGAGGATAAAGAGGGAACTCATTCTGTTCAGAAGCAAACAAAACCA AATGATACAGATAGATACGAAGACACTTTGTCTATTACACCTGTGTCACATAGATTTGATATCCGTTTGGAGGGAGTAAGCCATGCGAGGTCAGTTGAGAAGGATCCCATTCAAACTCCTGCAATACTTAACGAAGATGGAGCTAATGACATAGAGAAGCAGAGTACAATAAAGAAAACTCCTAGCAAGATCAGGAATATGATAAGCGCCTTTGAAAGTAATGTAAATCAG AAGCAGGATATGAAACCTAAAATAAGGCCAACATCAATAAAATCTGAGTCAGACAAGACTAGAGCTGAAGGTTCTTCAAGTAGACACTTAAATGAAGTCAAGGTAGAGAATGCTGAACTAGCACAGCTTTCAGACAGTGTCAGGAATGCTATTCATACAAGGGACTTGGAACTAACCCCATCACTTAtcagagaaagagaagagcaAATTGGTATTCGAACTAAAGGAACAACACAAAATTTGAAGGATAAAACCAAAGTTAAGCAGAAAGTTAACATACAGGAAGAGAAAACATCTTATGAAGGTTTTGCAAGAGTGTCAACAAGTGGAAGAGCTTCTGTTTCAGGAAGAATGCTTAATGAGAAAGGTAGACACCCATTGAGAAACTTGATCGGCAGGAGAAGACTTTCAGGTGACAAAATAGTCGAACAAAAAAGTGTAAAAGGAATTCAGCCAAAAGATATGCAGCATCTAAATAATCAAGATCGAGCTTCATCGAATGATCCTTGTCCCTCTGAATGCAATGGTGCCTGGATATTTCCTGATGGGGGAAAGAGAATGTGTATTACAACCAATGCAAAACAAATGATGAACCTAATGGGAGGTTTTTTTGCAGAAGCAAAAAATCAACTAGGAAACTTGACTTCTCCGGTTGCAGAAAATGCGAAAcag GTAGAAGAAGATGGTGAGGCTTCTCAAAGATACAAAGAACCAAAAGTTGATGATTCAACAGATGCTGAAACTCCTAGAGGGCCAGTCGGACAG GTGATGAGAGTTGTGATCATGGTTGGGTTTGCAACACTAGTTCTCTTCGCTAGACAAAGAAAATCAG ATAAATAA
- the LOC8272541 gene encoding uncharacterized protein LOC8272541 isoform X2: MPGIIQVSVLEFMALPSSPPLSQMSIKVSMGKRYYQTRDKGEFSFPLTTLRDKLIVTLQDAQGKEVSYTVIETRLVIEKGIWDDIFQLEGGGHVHLKLQFVLSEEDRQRIRIMRESALRKKHDELLKSELRSSPRASSVRSDDASILQPNHEVSDSHKSLLRSEVIQAGLGSTTTSILFKKKSDPEDKEGTHSVQKQTKPNDTDRYEDTLSITPVSHRFDIRLEGVSHARSVEKDPIQTPAILNEDGANDIEKQSTIKKTPSKIRNMISAFESNVNQDMKPKIRPTSIKSESDKTRAEGSSSRHLNEVKVENAELAQLSDSVRNAIHTRDLELTPSLIREREEQIGIRTKGTTQNLKDKTKVKQKVNIQEEKTSYEGFARVSTSGRASVSGRMLNEKGRHPLRNLIGRRRLSGDKIVEQKSVKGIQPKDMQHLNNQDRASSNDPCPSECNGAWIFPDGGKRMCITTNAKQMMNLMGGFFAEAKNQLGNLTSPVAENAKQVEEDGEASQRYKEPKVDDSTDAETPRGPVGQVMRVVIMVGFATLVLFARQRKSDK, from the exons ATGCCAGGAATCATCCAAGTTTCAG TTCTGGAATTCATGGCGCTTCCATCATCACCACCCCTTTCACAAATGTCCATAAAGG TTTCCATGGGAAAAAGATATTACCAAACTAGAGATAAGGGGGAATTCTCTTT TCCATTAACTACTCTCCGCGACAAATTGATTGTTACACTTCAGGATGCACAAGGAAAAGAAGTATCATATACAG TTATTGAGACTAGGTTAGTGATAGAGAAAGGCATTTGGGATGACATATTCCAATTAGAAGGAGGTGGGCATGTGCATCTGAAGTTGCAGTTTGTGCTCAGTGAAGAAGATCGCCAGCGTATTCGCATCATG AGAGAATCAGCATTAAGAAAAAAGCATGATGAACTTCTCAAAAGTGAACTCAGAAGTTCACCACGTGCTTCTAGTGTTCGTAGTGATGATGCATCCATTTTGCAGCCCAACCATGAAGTCTCAG ATTCTCATAAAAGCCTTCTTCGAAGTGAAGTGATTCAAGCTGGTCTGGGATCAACTACTACGTCcattcttttcaagaaaaagtCTGATCCTGAGGATAAAGAGGGAACTCATTCTGTTCAGAAGCAAACAAAACCA AATGATACAGATAGATACGAAGACACTTTGTCTATTACACCTGTGTCACATAGATTTGATATCCGTTTGGAGGGAGTAAGCCATGCGAGGTCAGTTGAGAAGGATCCCATTCAAACTCCTGCAATACTTAACGAAGATGGAGCTAATGACATAGAGAAGCAGAGTACAATAAAGAAAACTCCTAGCAAGATCAGGAATATGATAAGCGCCTTTGAAAGTAATGTAAATCAG GATATGAAACCTAAAATAAGGCCAACATCAATAAAATCTGAGTCAGACAAGACTAGAGCTGAAGGTTCTTCAAGTAGACACTTAAATGAAGTCAAGGTAGAGAATGCTGAACTAGCACAGCTTTCAGACAGTGTCAGGAATGCTATTCATACAAGGGACTTGGAACTAACCCCATCACTTAtcagagaaagagaagagcaAATTGGTATTCGAACTAAAGGAACAACACAAAATTTGAAGGATAAAACCAAAGTTAAGCAGAAAGTTAACATACAGGAAGAGAAAACATCTTATGAAGGTTTTGCAAGAGTGTCAACAAGTGGAAGAGCTTCTGTTTCAGGAAGAATGCTTAATGAGAAAGGTAGACACCCATTGAGAAACTTGATCGGCAGGAGAAGACTTTCAGGTGACAAAATAGTCGAACAAAAAAGTGTAAAAGGAATTCAGCCAAAAGATATGCAGCATCTAAATAATCAAGATCGAGCTTCATCGAATGATCCTTGTCCCTCTGAATGCAATGGTGCCTGGATATTTCCTGATGGGGGAAAGAGAATGTGTATTACAACCAATGCAAAACAAATGATGAACCTAATGGGAGGTTTTTTTGCAGAAGCAAAAAATCAACTAGGAAACTTGACTTCTCCGGTTGCAGAAAATGCGAAAcag GTAGAAGAAGATGGTGAGGCTTCTCAAAGATACAAAGAACCAAAAGTTGATGATTCAACAGATGCTGAAACTCCTAGAGGGCCAGTCGGACAG GTGATGAGAGTTGTGATCATGGTTGGGTTTGCAACACTAGTTCTCTTCGCTAGACAAAGAAAATCAG ATAAATAA
- the LOC8272541 gene encoding uncharacterized protein LOC8272541 isoform X3, producing MPGIIQVSVLEFMALPSSPPLSQMSIKVSMGKRYYQTRDKGEFSFPLTTLRDKLIVTLQDAQGKEVSYTVIETRLVIEKGIWDDIFQLEGGGHVHLKLQFVLSEEDRQRIRIMRESALRKKHDELLKSELRSSPRASSVRSDDASILQPNHEVSVIQAGLGSTTTSILFKKKSDPEDKEGTHSVQKQTKPNDTDRYEDTLSITPVSHRFDIRLEGVSHARSVEKDPIQTPAILNEDGANDIEKQSTIKKTPSKIRNMISAFESNVNQKQDMKPKIRPTSIKSESDKTRAEGSSSRHLNEVKVENAELAQLSDSVRNAIHTRDLELTPSLIREREEQIGIRTKGTTQNLKDKTKVKQKVNIQEEKTSYEGFARVSTSGRASVSGRMLNEKGRHPLRNLIGRRRLSGDKIVEQKSVKGIQPKDMQHLNNQDRASSNDPCPSECNGAWIFPDGGKRMCITTNAKQMMNLMGGFFAEAKNQLGNLTSPVAENAKQVEEDGEASQRYKEPKVDDSTDAETPRGPVGQVMRVVIMVGFATLVLFARQRKSDK from the exons ATGCCAGGAATCATCCAAGTTTCAG TTCTGGAATTCATGGCGCTTCCATCATCACCACCCCTTTCACAAATGTCCATAAAGG TTTCCATGGGAAAAAGATATTACCAAACTAGAGATAAGGGGGAATTCTCTTT TCCATTAACTACTCTCCGCGACAAATTGATTGTTACACTTCAGGATGCACAAGGAAAAGAAGTATCATATACAG TTATTGAGACTAGGTTAGTGATAGAGAAAGGCATTTGGGATGACATATTCCAATTAGAAGGAGGTGGGCATGTGCATCTGAAGTTGCAGTTTGTGCTCAGTGAAGAAGATCGCCAGCGTATTCGCATCATG AGAGAATCAGCATTAAGAAAAAAGCATGATGAACTTCTCAAAAGTGAACTCAGAAGTTCACCACGTGCTTCTAGTGTTCGTAGTGATGATGCATCCATTTTGCAGCCCAACCATGAAGTCTCAG TGATTCAAGCTGGTCTGGGATCAACTACTACGTCcattcttttcaagaaaaagtCTGATCCTGAGGATAAAGAGGGAACTCATTCTGTTCAGAAGCAAACAAAACCA AATGATACAGATAGATACGAAGACACTTTGTCTATTACACCTGTGTCACATAGATTTGATATCCGTTTGGAGGGAGTAAGCCATGCGAGGTCAGTTGAGAAGGATCCCATTCAAACTCCTGCAATACTTAACGAAGATGGAGCTAATGACATAGAGAAGCAGAGTACAATAAAGAAAACTCCTAGCAAGATCAGGAATATGATAAGCGCCTTTGAAAGTAATGTAAATCAG AAGCAGGATATGAAACCTAAAATAAGGCCAACATCAATAAAATCTGAGTCAGACAAGACTAGAGCTGAAGGTTCTTCAAGTAGACACTTAAATGAAGTCAAGGTAGAGAATGCTGAACTAGCACAGCTTTCAGACAGTGTCAGGAATGCTATTCATACAAGGGACTTGGAACTAACCCCATCACTTAtcagagaaagagaagagcaAATTGGTATTCGAACTAAAGGAACAACACAAAATTTGAAGGATAAAACCAAAGTTAAGCAGAAAGTTAACATACAGGAAGAGAAAACATCTTATGAAGGTTTTGCAAGAGTGTCAACAAGTGGAAGAGCTTCTGTTTCAGGAAGAATGCTTAATGAGAAAGGTAGACACCCATTGAGAAACTTGATCGGCAGGAGAAGACTTTCAGGTGACAAAATAGTCGAACAAAAAAGTGTAAAAGGAATTCAGCCAAAAGATATGCAGCATCTAAATAATCAAGATCGAGCTTCATCGAATGATCCTTGTCCCTCTGAATGCAATGGTGCCTGGATATTTCCTGATGGGGGAAAGAGAATGTGTATTACAACCAATGCAAAACAAATGATGAACCTAATGGGAGGTTTTTTTGCAGAAGCAAAAAATCAACTAGGAAACTTGACTTCTCCGGTTGCAGAAAATGCGAAAcag GTAGAAGAAGATGGTGAGGCTTCTCAAAGATACAAAGAACCAAAAGTTGATGATTCAACAGATGCTGAAACTCCTAGAGGGCCAGTCGGACAG GTGATGAGAGTTGTGATCATGGTTGGGTTTGCAACACTAGTTCTCTTCGCTAGACAAAGAAAATCAG ATAAATAA
- the LOC8272541 gene encoding uncharacterized protein LOC8272541 isoform X4, producing the protein MAVIETRLVIEKGIWDDIFQLEGGGHVHLKLQFVLSEEDRQRIRIMRESALRKKHDELLKSELRSSPRASSVRSDDASILQPNHEVSDSHKSLLRSEVIQAGLGSTTTSILFKKKSDPEDKEGTHSVQKQTKPNDTDRYEDTLSITPVSHRFDIRLEGVSHARSVEKDPIQTPAILNEDGANDIEKQSTIKKTPSKIRNMISAFESNVNQKQDMKPKIRPTSIKSESDKTRAEGSSSRHLNEVKVENAELAQLSDSVRNAIHTRDLELTPSLIREREEQIGIRTKGTTQNLKDKTKVKQKVNIQEEKTSYEGFARVSTSGRASVSGRMLNEKGRHPLRNLIGRRRLSGDKIVEQKSVKGIQPKDMQHLNNQDRASSNDPCPSECNGAWIFPDGGKRMCITTNAKQMMNLMGGFFAEAKNQLGNLTSPVAENAKQVEEDGEASQRYKEPKVDDSTDAETPRGPVGQVMRVVIMVGFATLVLFARQRKSDK; encoded by the exons ATGGCAGTTATTGAGACTAGGTTAGTGATAGAGAAAGGCATTTGGGATGACATATTCCAATTAGAAGGAGGTGGGCATGTGCATCTGAAGTTGCAGTTTGTGCTCAGTGAAGAAGATCGCCAGCGTATTCGCATCATG AGAGAATCAGCATTAAGAAAAAAGCATGATGAACTTCTCAAAAGTGAACTCAGAAGTTCACCACGTGCTTCTAGTGTTCGTAGTGATGATGCATCCATTTTGCAGCCCAACCATGAAGTCTCAG ATTCTCATAAAAGCCTTCTTCGAAGTGAAGTGATTCAAGCTGGTCTGGGATCAACTACTACGTCcattcttttcaagaaaaagtCTGATCCTGAGGATAAAGAGGGAACTCATTCTGTTCAGAAGCAAACAAAACCA AATGATACAGATAGATACGAAGACACTTTGTCTATTACACCTGTGTCACATAGATTTGATATCCGTTTGGAGGGAGTAAGCCATGCGAGGTCAGTTGAGAAGGATCCCATTCAAACTCCTGCAATACTTAACGAAGATGGAGCTAATGACATAGAGAAGCAGAGTACAATAAAGAAAACTCCTAGCAAGATCAGGAATATGATAAGCGCCTTTGAAAGTAATGTAAATCAG AAGCAGGATATGAAACCTAAAATAAGGCCAACATCAATAAAATCTGAGTCAGACAAGACTAGAGCTGAAGGTTCTTCAAGTAGACACTTAAATGAAGTCAAGGTAGAGAATGCTGAACTAGCACAGCTTTCAGACAGTGTCAGGAATGCTATTCATACAAGGGACTTGGAACTAACCCCATCACTTAtcagagaaagagaagagcaAATTGGTATTCGAACTAAAGGAACAACACAAAATTTGAAGGATAAAACCAAAGTTAAGCAGAAAGTTAACATACAGGAAGAGAAAACATCTTATGAAGGTTTTGCAAGAGTGTCAACAAGTGGAAGAGCTTCTGTTTCAGGAAGAATGCTTAATGAGAAAGGTAGACACCCATTGAGAAACTTGATCGGCAGGAGAAGACTTTCAGGTGACAAAATAGTCGAACAAAAAAGTGTAAAAGGAATTCAGCCAAAAGATATGCAGCATCTAAATAATCAAGATCGAGCTTCATCGAATGATCCTTGTCCCTCTGAATGCAATGGTGCCTGGATATTTCCTGATGGGGGAAAGAGAATGTGTATTACAACCAATGCAAAACAAATGATGAACCTAATGGGAGGTTTTTTTGCAGAAGCAAAAAATCAACTAGGAAACTTGACTTCTCCGGTTGCAGAAAATGCGAAAcag GTAGAAGAAGATGGTGAGGCTTCTCAAAGATACAAAGAACCAAAAGTTGATGATTCAACAGATGCTGAAACTCCTAGAGGGCCAGTCGGACAG GTGATGAGAGTTGTGATCATGGTTGGGTTTGCAACACTAGTTCTCTTCGCTAGACAAAGAAAATCAG ATAAATAA
- the LOC8272540 gene encoding enhanced ethylene response protein 5 encodes MYLSMGEAHRRITDYLNRFSDAVYSQDGASLKQLLSLSSNSSSILSLADALNIFQDANRLIKQSEKYSQFGEITSPLFRSLQSYRLGNLVDAYPAFEKAANAFIQEFRNWESAWALDALYVVAYEIRVLAEKADQDLASNGKSPEKLKAAGSFLMKVFGVLAGKGSKRVGALYVTCQLFKIYFKLGTVHLCRSVIRSIETARIFDFEEFPKRDKVTYMYYTGRLEVFNENFPAADHKLSYALIHCDPQNEVNIRMILKYLIPVKLSIGILPSDGLLQKYNLTEYENVVKALKRGDLRLLRHALQEHENQFLRSGVYLVLEKLELQVYQRLLKKIYIIQKNKDPSKAHQMKLEVIIKALKWLEMDMDLDEVECIVAMLIFKNLVKGYFAHKSKVVVLSKQDPFPKLNGKPVNS; translated from the exons ATGTATCTAAGCATGGGAGAAGCACACCGGAGAATAACAGACTACCTTAACAGATTCTCCGACGCCGTTTATTCCCAAGACGGGGCTTCTCTGAAACAACTCCTTTCTCTCTCCTCcaattcttcttctattctatCTCTCGCTGATGCCCTCAACATTTTCCAG GACGCTAATAGACTGATTAAACAATCAGAGAAGTACTCTCAATTTGGGGAAATAACATCTCCGCTTTTTCGGTCTCTTCAAAGTTACCGACTTGGCAATTTGGTTGATGCGTACCCTGCTTTTGAAAAAGCTGCTaa TGCCTTTATTCAAGAGTTCAGAAATTGGGAATCTGCTTGGGCTTTGGACGCATTGTATGTTGTTGCCTACGAAATTAGGGTTCTTGCTGAAAAg GCTGATCAAGACTTGGCTTCGAATGGAAAATCAccagaaaaattaaaagcagCGGGTTCATTCCTCATGAAAGTGTTTGGTGTTCTTGCT GGAAAGGGTTCAAAACGTGTGGGAGCACTATATGTAACTTGCCAATTGTTCAAAATCTACTTCAAG CTTGGCACAGTTCATCTTTGCCGAAGTGTGATAAGGAGTATTGAAACTGCTCggatttttgattttgaagagTTTCCTAAAAGAGATAAG GTGACCTACATGTATTATACCGGCCGTTTGGAAGTTTTCAATGAAAATTTTCCTGCT GCTGATCATAAGTTATCATATGCCTTAATCCACTGCGATCCTCAGAATGAAGTAAATATAAG gatgatattaaaatatttgataccTGTGAAGCTCTCAATAGGTATCTTGCCCAGTGATGGGCTCCTGCAGAAGTACAACCTAACTGAG TATGAAAATGTGGTTAAAGCTTTAAAGAGGGGTGATCTCCGACTTCTTCGACATGCCCTCCAGGAACATGAAAACCA GTTTCTAAGATCTGGAGTATATCTTGTTCTTGAGAAGTTAGAGCTCCAAGTTTATCAAAGATTGCTAAAGAAAAT TTACATCATTCAGAAGAACAAAGACCCAAGTAAAGCTCACCAGATGAAGTTGGAAGTAATTATTAAAGCTTTAAAGTGGCTTGAGATGGATATGGATTTGgatgag GTGGAATGTATTGTGGCCATGTTGATATTCAAGAACCTAGTGAAAGGATATTTTGCACACAAAAGCAAAGTGGTAGTATTGAGCAAGCAGGATCCTTTTCCCAAGTTAAATGGAAAACCTGTTAATTCATAG